From the Babylonia areolata isolate BAREFJ2019XMU chromosome 33, ASM4173473v1, whole genome shotgun sequence genome, one window contains:
- the LOC143277031 gene encoding serine/threonine-protein kinase 3-like isoform X1 — protein sequence MENQSELKKLSDENLAKQPEEVFDVICKIGRGSYGSVFKSLHKETGQVLAIKQVPVDTDLQEIIKEISIMQQCDSSFIVKYYGSYFKNTDLWIVMEYCGAGSVSDIMRQRNKTLTEREIATILYYTLKGLEYLHSRRKIHRDIKAGNILLNNEGHAKLADFGVAGQLTDTMAKRNTVIGTPYWMAPEVIQEIGYDCVADIWSLGITALEMAEGKPPYGDIHPMRAIFMIPTKPPPSFRQPDKWSSEFIDFVSKCLVKNPENRATAEDLLEHDFITSADKGCDLLKEMIREAKEIHEIQTQVLSSCNDMQMEDVVKSGTMVKKDEADGTMKSQNDGGRDTSGGTSSTVGSELGSMVITQGSDDEEEEEEDDDTMKRHSTATGGKEQYRPSYLDHLDRMEQESNAAKPPAPTPNADKTGPAAATTTTAASSNSAGSQPVAPPGPCLVSMVSQPGVMVAPRRLQEEASKQVTPPHHFQRTFMEGDFDFLRTLAYEELEQRLSDLDPEMEREIEELRARFQAKRQPIQEAIEAKRKRQQNF from the exons ATGGAAAATCAAAG TGAGCTGAAGAAACTGAGTGACGAGAATTTGGCCAAACAGCCAGAAGAGGTGTTTGATGTCATCTGCAAGATTGGCAGAGG GTCATATGGCAGCGTGTTCAAGTCGCTGCACAAGGAGACGGGGCAGGTGCTTGCCATCAAACAGGTGCCCGTGGACACTGACCTCCAGGAGATCATCAAGGAGATCTCCATTATGCAGCAGTGCGACAGCAGCTTCATAGTCAAGTACTATGGCAGCTACTTCAAGAACACGGACCTCTGG atCGTCATGGAGTACTGTGGAGCTGGCTCTGTGTCCGACATCATGAGGCAGAGGAACAAGACG ctgaCGGAGAGAGAAATCGCCACGATCCTGTACTACACGCTGAAGGGGCTGGAATACCTCCACTCTCGCCGAAAGATTCACCGTGACATCAAGGCCGGCAACATTCTGCTCAACAACGAGGGTCACGCCAAGCTGGCCGACTTTGGTGTCGCTGGGCAGCttact GACACGATGGCGAAGCGTAACACGGTGATTGGCACCCCGTACTGGATGGCGCCGGAAGTGATTCAGGAGATCGGCTACGACTGCGTGGCTGACATCTGGAGTCTGG gaatcACGGCTTTGGAAATGGCGGAAGGAAAACCCCCGTACGGTGACATTCATccaatgagg GCGATCTTCATGATTCCTACAAAACCTCCGCCATCCTTTCGACAACCTGACAAATGGTCGTCGGAATTTATTGATTTTGTGTCCAAGTGCCTCGTCAAAAATCCTGAAAATCGAGCGACTGCTGAGGATTTATTGGAG catgactTCATCACCAGTGCGGACAAGGGGTGCGACCTGCTGAAGGAGATGATCCGTGAAGCCAAGGAGATCCACGAGATCCAAACCCAGGTCCTGTCGTCCTGTAACGACATG cagatGGAGGACGTGGTGAAGTCCGGCACGATGGTGAAGAAGGACGAAGCGGACGGAACGATGAAGTCACAGAATGATG GGGGGAGAGACACAAGTGGGGGTACGTCCAGCACTGTGGGGTCAGAGCTAGGGTCAATGGTCATCACCCAGGGGtcagacgacgaggaggaggaggaggaggacgatgacaccATGAAac GTCACAGCACAGCCACAGGAGGCAAGGAACAGTACCGCCCGTCCTACCTGGACCACCTGGATCGCATGGAGCAGGAGAGCAACGCTGCCaaaccccccgccccaacccctaaCGCTGACAAAACCGGACCCgcagccgccaccaccaccaccgctgccagCAGCAACAGCGCAGGGTCACAGCCGGTGGCGCCCCCTGGCCCCTGTCTGGTGTCGATGGTGTCGCAGCCGGGGGTGATGGTGGCGCCAAGGAGGCTGCAGGAGGAGGCGTCGAAGCAGGTCACGCCCCCTCACCACTTCCAGCGAACCTTCATGGAGGGGGACTTTGACttt TTACGGACCCTGGCTTACGAGGAGTTGGAGCAGCGTCTCTCCGACCTTGACccagagatggagcgagagatCGAGGAGCTACGAGCCCGCTTCCAGGCGAAGAGACAGCCGATTCAGGAGGCCATTGAAGCCAAGAGGAAACGCCAGCAGAACTTCTAG
- the LOC143277031 gene encoding serine/threonine-protein kinase 3-like isoform X2: MENQSELKKLSDENLAKQPEEVFDVICKIGRGSYGSVFKSLHKETGQVLAIKQVPVDTDLQEIIKEISIMQQCDSSFIVKYYGSYFKNTDLWIVMEYCGAGSVSDIMRQRNKTLTEREIATILYYTLKGLEYLHSRRKIHRDIKAGNILLNNEGHAKLADFGVAGQLTDTMAKRNTVIGTPYWMAPEVIQEIGYDCVADIWSLGITALEMAEGKPPYGDIHPMRAIFMIPTKPPPSFRQPDKWSSEFIDFVSKCLVKNPENRATAEDLLEHDFITSADKGCDLLKEMIREAKEIHEIQTQVLSSCNDMMEDVVKSGTMVKKDEADGTMKSQNDGGRDTSGGTSSTVGSELGSMVITQGSDDEEEEEEDDDTMKRHSTATGGKEQYRPSYLDHLDRMEQESNAAKPPAPTPNADKTGPAAATTTTAASSNSAGSQPVAPPGPCLVSMVSQPGVMVAPRRLQEEASKQVTPPHHFQRTFMEGDFDFLRTLAYEELEQRLSDLDPEMEREIEELRARFQAKRQPIQEAIEAKRKRQQNF; the protein is encoded by the exons ATGGAAAATCAAAG TGAGCTGAAGAAACTGAGTGACGAGAATTTGGCCAAACAGCCAGAAGAGGTGTTTGATGTCATCTGCAAGATTGGCAGAGG GTCATATGGCAGCGTGTTCAAGTCGCTGCACAAGGAGACGGGGCAGGTGCTTGCCATCAAACAGGTGCCCGTGGACACTGACCTCCAGGAGATCATCAAGGAGATCTCCATTATGCAGCAGTGCGACAGCAGCTTCATAGTCAAGTACTATGGCAGCTACTTCAAGAACACGGACCTCTGG atCGTCATGGAGTACTGTGGAGCTGGCTCTGTGTCCGACATCATGAGGCAGAGGAACAAGACG ctgaCGGAGAGAGAAATCGCCACGATCCTGTACTACACGCTGAAGGGGCTGGAATACCTCCACTCTCGCCGAAAGATTCACCGTGACATCAAGGCCGGCAACATTCTGCTCAACAACGAGGGTCACGCCAAGCTGGCCGACTTTGGTGTCGCTGGGCAGCttact GACACGATGGCGAAGCGTAACACGGTGATTGGCACCCCGTACTGGATGGCGCCGGAAGTGATTCAGGAGATCGGCTACGACTGCGTGGCTGACATCTGGAGTCTGG gaatcACGGCTTTGGAAATGGCGGAAGGAAAACCCCCGTACGGTGACATTCATccaatgagg GCGATCTTCATGATTCCTACAAAACCTCCGCCATCCTTTCGACAACCTGACAAATGGTCGTCGGAATTTATTGATTTTGTGTCCAAGTGCCTCGTCAAAAATCCTGAAAATCGAGCGACTGCTGAGGATTTATTGGAG catgactTCATCACCAGTGCGGACAAGGGGTGCGACCTGCTGAAGGAGATGATCCGTGAAGCCAAGGAGATCCACGAGATCCAAACCCAGGTCCTGTCGTCCTGTAACGACATG atGGAGGACGTGGTGAAGTCCGGCACGATGGTGAAGAAGGACGAAGCGGACGGAACGATGAAGTCACAGAATGATG GGGGGAGAGACACAAGTGGGGGTACGTCCAGCACTGTGGGGTCAGAGCTAGGGTCAATGGTCATCACCCAGGGGtcagacgacgaggaggaggaggaggaggacgatgacaccATGAAac GTCACAGCACAGCCACAGGAGGCAAGGAACAGTACCGCCCGTCCTACCTGGACCACCTGGATCGCATGGAGCAGGAGAGCAACGCTGCCaaaccccccgccccaacccctaaCGCTGACAAAACCGGACCCgcagccgccaccaccaccaccgctgccagCAGCAACAGCGCAGGGTCACAGCCGGTGGCGCCCCCTGGCCCCTGTCTGGTGTCGATGGTGTCGCAGCCGGGGGTGATGGTGGCGCCAAGGAGGCTGCAGGAGGAGGCGTCGAAGCAGGTCACGCCCCCTCACCACTTCCAGCGAACCTTCATGGAGGGGGACTTTGACttt TTACGGACCCTGGCTTACGAGGAGTTGGAGCAGCGTCTCTCCGACCTTGACccagagatggagcgagagatCGAGGAGCTACGAGCCCGCTTCCAGGCGAAGAGACAGCCGATTCAGGAGGCCATTGAAGCCAAGAGGAAACGCCAGCAGAACTTCTAG